A window of Gadus chalcogrammus isolate NIFS_2021 chromosome 16, NIFS_Gcha_1.0, whole genome shotgun sequence contains these coding sequences:
- the slc19a3a gene encoding thiamine transporter 1 isoform X2 produces MERLKTWRGGWAYPTILLCVYGFFSTVKPLEPFLIPFFTGPDKNLTTEQVINEILPVWTYSYLCVLVPVFLLTDWLRYKPVVVFQSVNLLITTIFLLWLRSVAAMQAMQFFYGVVTATEVAYFSYIYSVIDPAHYRKATSYCRSVQLLGYTVGAVLGQLLVSFDLLSYSGILVFTMVMSSIALLTACLLPMPRRSMFFHRHRGPAPEGSGKSTEAGGAVVSAETDTREGAGWEGGTVGLTAQEKGDEGEGSARAAGCGKVLLQLWADFLQCYSSRQLLYWSVWWAMATCGYNQTVNYVQVLWQHVEPSENFTMYNGGVEAFSNLFGAATAYGVGFLQVNWSHWGELSLGAFSGLEATALFLMTFTGSIWLCYVGYVIFKGLYMLLITIATFQIAADLSMERYALVFGVNNFGALVLQTIITAIVVDSRGLGLAIIPQFTIYSSYFAVIAVIFTIRGVFTIWKERRCSEEPASSKSDPPDPGVCLEERL; encoded by the exons ATGGAGAGGTTGAAGACATGGAGGGGCGGCTGGGCATACCCCACCATCCTACTGTGTGTTTACGGCTTCTTCAGCACCGTGAAGCCCCTGGAACCCTTCCTTATCCCTTTCTTCACCGGACCTGACAAGAACCTCACCACAGAGCAG GTGATCAACGAGATCCTCCCAGTTTGGACCTACTCCTACCTGTGCGTGCTGGTGCCCGTGTTCCTGCTCACCGATTGGCTGCGCTACAAGCCAGTGGTGGTGTTCCAGAGTGTGAACCTGCTGATCACTACAATCTTCCTGCTGTGGCTGCGGAGTGTGGCGGCCATGCAGGCGATGCAGTTCTTCTACGGCGTTGTGACAGCCACCGAGGTGGCCTACTTCTCCTACATCTACAG TGTCATAGATCCGGCCCATTACCGCAAGGCCACTTCCTACTGCCGCAGCGTGCAGCTCCTGGGCTACACCGTGGGGGCTGTGCTGGGCCAGCTGCTGGTGAGCTTCGACCTCCTGTCCTACAGCGGCATCCTGGTCTTCACCATGGTCATGAGCTCCATAGCCCTGCTCACCGCCTGCCTCTTACCCATGCCACGGCGCAGCATGTTCTTCCACCGCCACCGAGGCCCCGCCCCAGAAGGCTCGGGGAAGTCGACAGAGGCCGGGGGGGCAGTGGTGTCGGCGGAAACAGACACACGTGAAGGggcagggtgggagggggggacagtTGGACTTACAGCGCAAGAGAagggagatgaaggagagggtTCTGCCCGTGCAGCTGGCTGTGGGAAGGTTCTTCTCCAGCTCTGGGCAGACTTCCTCCAGTGTTATTCCTCCAGACAGCTGCTCTACTGGTCCGTGTGGTGGGCCATGGCCACCTGTGGCTACAACCAGACCGTCAACTATGTACAG GTGCTGTGGCAACATGTCGAGCCTTCTGAAAACTTCACCATGTACAATGGAGGAGTGGAAGCCTTTTCTAATCTGTTTG GTGCTGCAACGGCCTATGGTGTAGGCTTCCTCCAGGTCAACTGGTCCCACTGGGGCGAGCTGTCTCTGGGTGCGTTCTCAGGCCTGGAGGCCACGGCTCTCTTCCTGATGACCTTCACGGGCAGCATCTGGCTGTGCTATGTTGGCTATGTTATTTTCAAGGGACTGTACATGCTGCTGATCACCATAGCGAC GTTCCAAATCGCAGCAGACTTATCGATGGAAAGATATGCTCTGGTTTTCGGTGTCAACAACTTCGGAGCTTTGGTCTTGCAGACTATCATTACCGCTATAGTGGTGGACAGCAGAGGGCTGGGCCTAGCCATCATCCCTCAG TTCACCATATATTCCAGCTATTTTGCAGTCATTGCAGTTATATTCACAATACGTGGAGTGTTCACCATTTGGAAAGAGCGGAGATGCAGCGAAGAGCCTGCTTCTTCAAAAAGTGATCCACCAGACCCTGGGGTCTGCCTTGAAGAAAGACTGTGA
- the slc19a3a gene encoding thiamine transporter 1 isoform X1 yields the protein MERLKTWRGGWAYPTILLCVYGFFSTVKPLEPFLIPFFTGPDKNLTTEQVINEILPVWTYSYLCVLVPVFLLTDWLRYKPVVVFQSVNLLITTIFLLWLRSVAAMQAMQFFYGVVTATEVAYFSYIYSVIDPAHYRKATSYCRSVQLLGYTVGAVLGQLLVSFDLLSYSGILVFTMVMSSIALLTACLLPMPRRSMFFHRHRGPAPEGSGKSTEAGGAVVSAETDTREGAGWEGGTVGLTAQEKGDEGEGSARAAGCGKVLLQLWADFLQCYSSRQLLYWSVWWAMATCGYNQTVNYVQVLWQHVEPSENFTMYNGGVEAFSNLFGAATAYGVGFLQVNWSHWGELSLGAFSGLEATALFLMTFTGSIWLCYVGYVIFKGLYMLLITIATFQIAADLSMERYALVFGVNNFGALVLQTIITAIVVDSRGLGLAIIPQVSRQFRTADLQHAFVERKIQITHITECHFSPLVHHIFQLFCSHCSYIHNTWSVHHLERAEMQRRACFFKK from the exons ATGGAGAGGTTGAAGACATGGAGGGGCGGCTGGGCATACCCCACCATCCTACTGTGTGTTTACGGCTTCTTCAGCACCGTGAAGCCCCTGGAACCCTTCCTTATCCCTTTCTTCACCGGACCTGACAAGAACCTCACCACAGAGCAG GTGATCAACGAGATCCTCCCAGTTTGGACCTACTCCTACCTGTGCGTGCTGGTGCCCGTGTTCCTGCTCACCGATTGGCTGCGCTACAAGCCAGTGGTGGTGTTCCAGAGTGTGAACCTGCTGATCACTACAATCTTCCTGCTGTGGCTGCGGAGTGTGGCGGCCATGCAGGCGATGCAGTTCTTCTACGGCGTTGTGACAGCCACCGAGGTGGCCTACTTCTCCTACATCTACAG TGTCATAGATCCGGCCCATTACCGCAAGGCCACTTCCTACTGCCGCAGCGTGCAGCTCCTGGGCTACACCGTGGGGGCTGTGCTGGGCCAGCTGCTGGTGAGCTTCGACCTCCTGTCCTACAGCGGCATCCTGGTCTTCACCATGGTCATGAGCTCCATAGCCCTGCTCACCGCCTGCCTCTTACCCATGCCACGGCGCAGCATGTTCTTCCACCGCCACCGAGGCCCCGCCCCAGAAGGCTCGGGGAAGTCGACAGAGGCCGGGGGGGCAGTGGTGTCGGCGGAAACAGACACACGTGAAGGggcagggtgggagggggggacagtTGGACTTACAGCGCAAGAGAagggagatgaaggagagggtTCTGCCCGTGCAGCTGGCTGTGGGAAGGTTCTTCTCCAGCTCTGGGCAGACTTCCTCCAGTGTTATTCCTCCAGACAGCTGCTCTACTGGTCCGTGTGGTGGGCCATGGCCACCTGTGGCTACAACCAGACCGTCAACTATGTACAG GTGCTGTGGCAACATGTCGAGCCTTCTGAAAACTTCACCATGTACAATGGAGGAGTGGAAGCCTTTTCTAATCTGTTTG GTGCTGCAACGGCCTATGGTGTAGGCTTCCTCCAGGTCAACTGGTCCCACTGGGGCGAGCTGTCTCTGGGTGCGTTCTCAGGCCTGGAGGCCACGGCTCTCTTCCTGATGACCTTCACGGGCAGCATCTGGCTGTGCTATGTTGGCTATGTTATTTTCAAGGGACTGTACATGCTGCTGATCACCATAGCGAC GTTCCAAATCGCAGCAGACTTATCGATGGAAAGATATGCTCTGGTTTTCGGTGTCAACAACTTCGGAGCTTTGGTCTTGCAGACTATCATTACCGCTATAGTGGTGGACAGCAGAGGGCTGGGCCTAGCCATCATCCCTCAGGTGAGTCGACAGTTTAGGACAGCGGACTTACAACATGCTTTTGTAGAAAGAAAAATTCAAATCACTCACATCACTGAATGCCATTTTTCCCCTCTAGTTCACCATATATTCCAGCTATTTTGCAGTCATTGCAGTTATATTCACAATACGTGGAGTGTTCACCATTTGGAAAGAGCGGAGATGCAGCGAAGAGCCTGCTTCTTCAAAAAGTGA
- the slc19a3b gene encoding solute carrier family 19 member 3b: MHVLPKLRSSGWVYPTAILCFYGFFANCRVAEPFLTPYLIGPYKNISSEVVTNYLFPIWTYSYLAILFPVFLLTDLLRYKPIIIVQGLFLVTNYVLLCFAPGLPAMAFLQVNYAVVTSTEVAYFSYIYSMIPPEKYQRATGYLRGAMLTGYTFGASLGQLLISVAGVDYFYINAITLGIVSVAFLVSFWLPMPRRGVFFKGNRAVTGHSQPQRAEGVGMKGAGDQAVVVTPHGEKDRSGGLCARDDIIHTGRQLWRSFRESYSSRQVICWSLWWALATAGYNMVFNYVQLMWDHIEPSSTSSVYNGAVEAVCTLVGAAAAFSAGHVKVTWTVWGELALGMFSSVGAGAVFLMGLTTSIWACYAGYVIFKASYMLLITITTFQIASNLSMECYALTFGINTFVALCLQTILTAIVVDEKVLGLDIVTQFIVYGSYYGAISVVFLTRGIYTASAHARCPGQTDTKEPKPEPSVDILNADERF; encoded by the exons ATGCACGTACTGCCTAAGCTTAGGTCTTCTGGTTGGGTATATCCTACTGCAATCCTCTGTTTCTACGGATTCTTTGCAAACTGCAGAGTTGCCGAGCCTTTCCTCACACCATACCTCATTGGTCCTTACAAAAACATTTCTTCAGAAGTG GTGACCAACTACCTGTTCCCCATCTGGACGTACTCCTACTTGGCCATCCTGTTCCCAGTCTTCCTGCTGACCGACCTGCTGCGGTACAAGCCCATTATCATCGTCCAGGGGCTCTTCCTGGTCACCAATTATGTGCTGCTGTGCTTCGCCCCCGGCCTGCCTGCCATGGCGTTCCTCCAG GTGAATTATGCTGTGGTGACCTCCACAGAGGTGGCCTACTTCTCCTACATCTACAGCATGATACCTCCTGAAAAATACCAAAGAGCTACGGGCTACCTTCGCGGTGCAATGCTGACTGGATACACTTTTGGAGCCAGCCTTGGCCAGCTGCTCATCTCCGTAGCAG GGGTGGACTACTTCTACATCAACGCCATCACTCTGGGGATCGTCAGCGTGGCCTTTCTGGTGTCCTTCTGGCTGCCCATGCCCCGGCGGGGGGTGTTCTTCAAAGGGAACAGGGCGGTCACCGGCCACTCCCAGCCACAGCGGGCAGAGGGGGTGGGGATGAAGGGGGCTGGAGACCAGGCTGTGGTCGTGACACCGCATGGAGAGAAGGACCGGAGCGGGGGATTGTGCGCCAGGGATGACATCATTCACACTGGCAGACAGCTCTGGAGAAGCTTCCGAGAGTCCTACTCATCCAG ACAGGTGATCTGCTGGTCCTTGTGGTGGGCCCTGGCCACGGCTGGCTACAACATGGTCTTTAACTACGTTCAGCTGATGTGGGACCACATTGAGCCGTCCTCAACCTCGTCCGTCTACAACGGGGCCGTAGAGGCTGTCTGCACCCTCGTGG GGGCTGCCGCAGCGTTCTCGGCGGGCCACGTCAAGGTGACCTGGACCGTGTGGGGTGAGTTGGCCCTGGGGATGTTCTCGTCTGTGGGCGCGGGGGCAGTGTTCCTCATGGGACTCACCACCAGCATCTGGGCGTGCTACGCTGGCTACGTGATATTCAAAGCCTCCTATATGCTGCTGATCACCATCACCAC GTTTCAGATCGCATCGAATCTCTCCATGGAATGTTACGCGTTGACGTTTGGAATCAACACGTTTGTAGCCCTTTGCCTGCAGACCATTCTGACCGCCATCGTAGTGGATGAAAAAGTGCTTGGGCTGGATATTGTGACACAG TTCATTGTCTATGGTAGCTACTATGGGGCCATTTCAGTGGTCTTCCTGACCAGAGGGATATACACAGCAAGCGCACATGCTCGTTGCCCTGGACAAACCGATACCAAGGAACCAAAACCAGAGCCCAGTGTGGACATTCTCAATGCTGATGAACGCTTTTGA
- the daw1 gene encoding dynein assembly factor with WDR repeat domains 1 isoform X1, with protein sequence MKLKRFLIRYYPPGIILEYEKGGQLRTKSIDLLELSPDSDPDELVAEIRETEPLVTETRVEQVKLLILRLKQKLSQREHQNVYLFKALQAHILPLTNVAFNKSGSSFITGSYDRTCRIWDTASGAELHSLEGHRNVVYAIAFNNPYGDKVATGSFDKTCKLWSSETGKCLHTFRGHMAEIVCLAFSPQGTLVATGSMDTTARLWDVEGGEEVATLTGHTAEVITVSFNTVGDLLLTGSFDHTVSLWEVASGRRVHTLMGHSGEITNVQLNWDCSLILSGSMDKTTKLWSVEDGKCVTTLTGHTEEVLDVCFDLTGQLIATASADGTARVYNSATYECLVMLEGHQGEISKISFSPQGSRVLTASSDKTARLWDVASGRCLQVLEGHADEIFSCAFNYEGDTIITGSKDNSCRIWR encoded by the exons ATGAAACTCAAACGGTTTCTTATAAGATACTATCCACCAG GTATCATCCTAGAGTATGAAAAAGGGGGACAGTTGAGAACCAAGTCCATCGATTTGCTGGAATTGTCTCCAGA TTCTGATCCAGATGAGTTGGTGGCTGAGATCAGGGAAACTGAACCACTTGTCACCGAGACCCGTGTGGAGCAGGTCAAACTGCTGATCCTCCGACTCAAGCAGAAGCTGTCCCAGAGGGAACACCAGAACGTCTATCTCTTCAAG gCCCTCCAGGCACATATATTGCCACTGACAAATGTTGCCTTCAATAAATCAGGTTCGAG TTTCATAACTGGGAGCTATGACAGGACATGCAGAATATGGGATACCGCGTCGGGGGCCGAGCTGCACTCACTGGAGGGACACAGGAATGTTGTCTATGCTATTGCATTCAACAATCCCTATGG GGACAAGGTGGCCACCGGCTCCTTTGATAAGACCTGCAAACTGTGGAGCTCAGAAACTGGGAAATGTTTGCATACCTTTCGTGGACACATGGCTGAGATA GTGTGCCTGGCGTTCAGCCCCCAGGGTACGCTTGTGGCCACGGGCAGCATGGACACCACCGCCAGGCTGTGGGACGTGGAGGGTGGCGAGGAGGTGGCGACTCTGACA GGTCACACGGCGGAGGTTATCACCGTGTCCTTCAACACCGTGGGTGACCTGCTCCTCACCGGCTCCTTCGACCACACCGTCTCCCTATGGGAGGTGGCCTCAGGCAG ACGTGTCCACACACTGATGGGCCACAGCGGTGAGATCACCAACGTCCAGCTGAACTGGGACtgctctctcatcctctccggCTCCATGGATAAAACCACCAAG CTGTGGTCTGTAGAGGATGGGAAGTGTGTGACAACTCTGACCGGGCACACTGAAGAGGTGCTGGACGTGTGTTTCGACCTCACCGGGCAGCTTATTGCTACTGCCTCGGCTGACG GCACAGCACGGGTTTACAACTCAGCCACGTATGAGTGCCTGGTGATGTTGGAGGGCCACCAGGGAGAGATCTCAAAG ATCAGCTTCAGCCCACAGGGCAGCCGAGTGCTGACTGCCAGCTCTGATAAAACGGCCCGTCTGTGGGACGTGGCGTCGGGACGCTGCCTGCAGGTCCTGGAGGGCCACGCTGACGAGATCTTCTCCTGCGCGTTCAACTACGAGGGCGACACCATCATTACag GAAGTAAGGACAACTCCTGTCGGATCTGGCGCTGA
- the daw1 gene encoding dynein assembly factor with WDR repeat domains 1 isoform X2 codes for MKLKRFLIRYYPPGIILEYEKGGQLRTKSIDLLELSPDSDPDELVAEIRETEPLVTETRVEQVKLLILRLKQKLSQREHQNVYLFKALQAHILPLTNVAFNKSGSRDKVATGSFDKTCKLWSSETGKCLHTFRGHMAEIVCLAFSPQGTLVATGSMDTTARLWDVEGGEEVATLTGHTAEVITVSFNTVGDLLLTGSFDHTVSLWEVASGRRVHTLMGHSGEITNVQLNWDCSLILSGSMDKTTKLWSVEDGKCVTTLTGHTEEVLDVCFDLTGQLIATASADGTARVYNSATYECLVMLEGHQGEISKISFSPQGSRVLTASSDKTARLWDVASGRCLQVLEGHADEIFSCAFNYEGDTIITGSKDNSCRIWR; via the exons ATGAAACTCAAACGGTTTCTTATAAGATACTATCCACCAG GTATCATCCTAGAGTATGAAAAAGGGGGACAGTTGAGAACCAAGTCCATCGATTTGCTGGAATTGTCTCCAGA TTCTGATCCAGATGAGTTGGTGGCTGAGATCAGGGAAACTGAACCACTTGTCACCGAGACCCGTGTGGAGCAGGTCAAACTGCTGATCCTCCGACTCAAGCAGAAGCTGTCCCAGAGGGAACACCAGAACGTCTATCTCTTCAAG gCCCTCCAGGCACATATATTGCCACTGACAAATGTTGCCTTCAATAAATCAGGTTCGAG GGACAAGGTGGCCACCGGCTCCTTTGATAAGACCTGCAAACTGTGGAGCTCAGAAACTGGGAAATGTTTGCATACCTTTCGTGGACACATGGCTGAGATA GTGTGCCTGGCGTTCAGCCCCCAGGGTACGCTTGTGGCCACGGGCAGCATGGACACCACCGCCAGGCTGTGGGACGTGGAGGGTGGCGAGGAGGTGGCGACTCTGACA GGTCACACGGCGGAGGTTATCACCGTGTCCTTCAACACCGTGGGTGACCTGCTCCTCACCGGCTCCTTCGACCACACCGTCTCCCTATGGGAGGTGGCCTCAGGCAG ACGTGTCCACACACTGATGGGCCACAGCGGTGAGATCACCAACGTCCAGCTGAACTGGGACtgctctctcatcctctccggCTCCATGGATAAAACCACCAAG CTGTGGTCTGTAGAGGATGGGAAGTGTGTGACAACTCTGACCGGGCACACTGAAGAGGTGCTGGACGTGTGTTTCGACCTCACCGGGCAGCTTATTGCTACTGCCTCGGCTGACG GCACAGCACGGGTTTACAACTCAGCCACGTATGAGTGCCTGGTGATGTTGGAGGGCCACCAGGGAGAGATCTCAAAG ATCAGCTTCAGCCCACAGGGCAGCCGAGTGCTGACTGCCAGCTCTGATAAAACGGCCCGTCTGTGGGACGTGGCGTCGGGACGCTGCCTGCAGGTCCTGGAGGGCCACGCTGACGAGATCTTCTCCTGCGCGTTCAACTACGAGGGCGACACCATCATTACag GAAGTAAGGACAACTCCTGTCGGATCTGGCGCTGA